AACTTATTTAGTAATGTGTATATTACTGTGCTATTTGCAGTATGTCATTGCTATATGGaagtgttacgaaaaatagtattgcgtgacaagcgttactttctagaagcttcgcgagagttcgtagtttgtttatatttaggtttgtacgtaagcgtttctaaatcggtgtgttttgtaatctttctataattagattcattactaatttagaaagttctagaagtttattgtcagagtatataagtagacgagtccaagcggagtgtttttctaactagtttttcacaagcgaagagagttggcgttggccgtgtttagtcaagtgtgacagaagctgtgtgcattcaagttggcggaggccgtgtaagtttgtcgagtacgagttgttaagagttttacttcgtggaaactacgttcattttggaataaatcttcttgttgttgttccgaaaaccctgcgttcagtttagtttgcaagctaactttcctcaaaacacacgaactcgtaacaggAAGCTACATGCAATTTTTCAATTGAATCATAGATTGGTTGGTAATAATATTGATCACGAGATCCATGCCAGAGTCCAGAGTAAAGAGCATGGAAACAAATCCATACACTGGACACACCAGTATGCTATACGTGATTGTATTGTAGATCTCTTCTTGACAACAGCAAGCCACAGAAGAGTTTGGATCAGCTGCAGTTGGTGGAGCTTCTTCCAACTCCTGATGTTTAGGCCAGATTGAGACGTTCATTGGCAATCTTAGTGAGCCGATGTGTAATCAGATATCTGGCAGAGTTTCGCTCTCTGCAAAATGTGGTGGTAAAACATATTCCACATCCTTTCTCAATGGAAGCTTCACAAGAGTCAGATACAGTATGTGACAAGTTACATGGTTACTTATTACTTAGTACTTTTATCtggtagcaaaaaaaaaaaatagattgtACATAAGTATATACATTTCTCACCATAagattcactacttgcacaatcccataatacacctgtATTAacccccaaaacttttgcataaccattgtttgcgaTTTcccctgggacatgaaaatgttccaagagaagtcgaaaacaatgcctatgcaaattcttggggggtaaaagaggtgtattgtgggatttgtgcaagttgtAAATAGATCAATCCCCTACTTGGATGGGAGGGGTAATCTATGCATAATACATTTAGAAATGCTTTTGAGGTTTTCTGTCATTCCTTTTCCAAACATTCATCAAAAAATCTAATGCAGTTCATGTGATTGTTTTTAGTGTTGCCACGGGATGGAATTCTTCAACCCTAATGTTGCAGGTGAGATGGCACAACTGCTGATAAACAACCAGAAGAATTATGTCCCATGCTGTGGAGAAGGTGAGACGAAAAAGGTCGTCACACCAATTCCCTTTCATGGAGACCAGTTGTTTGAGGAGCGTGCACGGAATGTGATCGGGACATTCCAAGCTGGAGACAACGAATTTGATCGCCTTGAGGGCCTTCATCCAGAGTTTGCAGACTGGCATGCAAAAGTAAACTTGTATGAGGTGAGAGCTGCCATGACTTATGAaattcttttattgttgctaaAATAATCGCTTTGAATCTCGGTTGGTTTATATGACAGAATCATTTTAGGTAGCATAGCTTCATCTGTAATTCCTTTCTTCCTCTATTGCTCAAAGTGGGCTGATTCCCTCTCTAcaagtaataaattattgtaattaatCATACAGGGTGGATTGGAGAATAaaaatcagtcaatcaatcaatagaGGCTTGTAATGATTTTTTGGAATGAGTAGACACAATTGAAGAGAATTACCACAACATATTCATTTAATTCTACAAAGATGGAGTATGAAATGTTTTACAACTCAGGCTCTGGCCCTGAACTGGGTACCACAAAGGCCAGCATGAACAGAACTCGCAAAACAAATGCATCGGGGGGACCAAAGACCAAGTATAATGAGTACACAGACTTCCACCAGTGTGAAGTTGAGGGTCATATCTGTGCTGCatttttggaaatgtcaggaaTGGCCAAAGCAAATGGTGTACATAATTGACAATCAAGCTTAGGTTTGGTGTACTAACCTGAGAGGCACCTTCTTTTTGACATACTGTACAGTATTTGTAAACACAGTGATCACAGgataaattcatttttttaaagattcaTTCATTTGCAGCTCCCTACTGGGTTTCTTTTTTCATATTATTACAGATAAACCCAACTACATTATCCCTGATGACTCAGTAAGTAAGGCAATCAAGGCAAAGTGGTTGCTGGAACTTTGTGAGTCTTTCATTGATAAATACATCTTTGCCTCCGGAGACATTGACTGCTTAGTGAAGCAAACCCAGGAGCTTGACCTCGCAACCCTTGGTCATTATAACTGCCAGGTGGATGGATGCGATAAAGCCTTTGTTTATCATTGTGGAAGAGTAAGGTAACATTTGTAGGTTTTAATAATAAGACTGTGGCAGTGGTTCAATATTTTCTTGAAATGAGCTTATCACATGCAAAATAATGAGTAACTAGTGCtcaattttatcttttaatATTCATGTCAGTTAATACAAAACAAATAAGATCATCATACTTGATCCCCTTTTAATTGAACTATAATATTACCATGTGCAGTCCTGGGATACTGTGCTCTCAGTCTACCCCAATAAGGTACTGACATTTATCCCTGTTGATATTTAATTTACAGCCATGAGATCAGTGCTCACAACATAAGAAATTACCGTGAAGGGAGACTACGCGAAGACTTTGGGTACTATTACTGTCGAGCTGACTGTGGAAGAGTTTATAGCACAAAAGTGACAAGGAACAGGTAAGACCATGGCTTACAAGATATCCTTACCAATCAATCTAATTTTACCTTCTGGTGTATGAATACTGTGATGTTCGTGGATGAACattcaaaaagaaaagtaaaaaagtaaaaaagtaaaccATCTTTCCACTGACCAGTATAAATTTTTTTCCCGTTATTCTGTAGGCATGAACAGCGTTTCCACCCAAACATTGACCTACCAGAAGACATTactgaagaggaaaaaaaaaattcaagcaagAGTGACCATCTCTACAATTATCACTGTGCTAAGCTTAAATTTGGTTTaatcttgtttgcttttaaTGATGCTGTAAAGGAAGGTGATGGTCAGAGGCTTCATGACATTTACAAGCTAGCATTGCTCTTGTACAAGGCTGGGGGGGCACTATAAGTATCCTTATGTGGTGCTTCTTCACCTGGTAGAACTTGCAACTTTGTATTCAGAATTTGAAGCATTCCAGCTGCTCTGGAACAGATTTTACATTAAGTATGGTCTTCTTGGTGCGAACATCTCTTTGGACCTCTTAAAGGAACAGATGAACAAGGTCCTGAAGACTATGTGGAGAGCTCTGGGTCCTAACTTAAACCAGGACAGTGCAGCACGAGTGGCTGAAGCCCTCCAAAATCTAGAACTCCTCCTACTCTCCATTGATTCGGATTATGGTCTAGATGATCATCATGGTTACAGAACAAAGGGCAATAATGAAGGGGCAGGTTTACAAATCATGTCAGACTTGATGGAAATCAAAGCCTTTAAGTACACACAGGGGAGGTCTGGCCATCCTTCCTTTCCAGATTTCCCAAGCAGTATTCAAAATCTAGACTACAGGGACCTCCATCAATGGATGACTGAGAAAAAGAAGCTATGGCAGTCCATTTATGAACGCAGAAATTAAGTTAATTGCACTGAGTAATATTAAATCATACACTGCATATGGTTTAATCATGCATGTGATTAGTATGTGTAATGAAATGGCCacaagtgaaattaggaaataatttcacgcgcgttttgtcaaacTTCTGATAATTTCTCGAGCCTtcaggcgagggaaattatcagaattttgacaaaacgcaagtgaaagtatttcctaatttcacgagaaaaccatatGATTTCCtcttaatgtcgtgggtgaaaAATTACGCTTACAACCGTAAATCGCtggagtactttatccaactgcttgggaagaatcatctccaggtttttctcaaggctattttcgtcacaccacttctccaAAAccctcacccagttaattgtgctctttcgcgtatttaaattttctgctgcttcttttaatttcataACTTCTTCACtgatggtcactgtcttaaatctcgacgccatcttggctctgattgagaagagatgttaccatggcaattttgtaatttcacatgtgaaattataaattaacgctgaaatttcgcgccaaaattaaggagtaatttgtcacccatgatattaaagtAAAAATCAGAGGAAGCAGTGTTATAACCACCTTTACAGATGCTGCAGGAAATGTTAACCCCTCAAGCCTCAAGAATGGTAAACATTTAATTTCTCCTCACAACAGTTTGATAGTATTCAAATTTTTTCCTAGTTCaaaattttttaaaccagttcaatttagattttcctttgtttaataTTATAACAAATTAGGAACATTAATGGACATATTTTTTCAGTGAATGATTatataaacaaagaaaatatttttaaaccacaACAAATATACACGAAATAATGACGTAAATATAAATGTACAATATTACAGAATACtacagtttcatttttttcgcAACTTATGTCTGATACTTTTTCATACTAAGGATATGTAAAGAACATAGCCAATTTATTGATCTCATTTAAATGAACTCCTATTCCATGTCAACAGAACTATCTGAGTCACTTTGCATAAGCAAGTCAAACTCTAAAGGCTGAAGACGTAAGGGTGAATTGGGGTTTTCTCTCCCAAAGAGATCCACCATTAATTCAAGATTAGTAATGTCTTCTAacatttcatgaaaaacttcAAGTATCTTTAAGGCATGCTGTAAAGAAAATAAGGGAATATGATCTGTGACATCTATTACTGTAAATATAATATGTGCTTTTTCCATAAGTACATCAGCTATTTGTTCAGCATACTCTGGGTCAATGTTATCACTTAACAAGTCCATTGTTTCAATTAATCCTTGAACAATTTCACTGAGAGCTTCTCTTAAGTCTCGCTTGTCTTTAGGAGAAACAGGGCGGGTCAATGTGGGTTGTGACAAACTAACCACAGGTTCCAATTCAAAGACTGGTCCTCCAACAGTGCATCCACCTCCAGGACACTTGCATTTTTTGGCACAATTTCCACAACAATCATGTGCTGGTGTACTAAATGTTATCCGACTGTCAAAAGGCTTATGGGTCTCCACTCTCAAACAACCATCTGATTTTAGAAATGTTTTTACATCTTCTTCACAGAAAGCTAACTGCTGTCCATGGTAAATGATGAGTATGTGAGTTAACTTACCATCTCGGCCACCGCGACCTGACTCTTGATGGTAGTCCAGCAAATTTCGGGTTGGTCCCCAATGGATTACATACCTGACATCTGGGAAGTTTACCCCTATGCTAAGAGCAGAACTTGCAATCACCACCCTCATCTTTCCGTCATTTTTGAAAGATTCAACAActctttctttgtatttttaagtAAGAGAATGGTAAATACCAATTAAACAATTATGTGATGCTTGGCTGTCATCAGGTGAATATGCTGTTGCCCTCAGTTTTAGCAACAGAAAATTGAAGACCGCACCAATGTCATTCAAAGTTCCATTGCAGAATACAATTGTGTTAGGGGTGTTGattgttttttcctttattacaTCAACAAGCCATTCCAGATGTTTAAACATTTCTTCTCGCTTGCATTTCACTACTGATATGCGCAGATTTGGCCGGTTTGGGCTGACGTAAAACTTCTTCACCTCTTTCATTTCCAACTCTTTAATTATGACACTTTGTGTCTGTCCATCTGCAGTGGCAGTAAGAGCTAGAATAGGAGACcctaaagaagaaacaaaaactgATAAGGCTGGTTGACTGATATGTGTCAACTTAAAGGCTTGTAGGGGTAACATGGTATTTTCTACTACCATATAAGCtatcagaagaaaaaaggatATAGTAAAACTTAAAGGGTTTCTGGATCTTACGTGGATAACACTGAAAAACGTTAAGATGGTCCAGAATACAGTAAATAAATCTTTCAAATTAGTAGCTTTGCGAGAGACCTTGCTCACAGGTTACTTTCAAGTATTTACATTATGGCTGTTTGAAGGAAGGGGAAAGTCTAGTGGCAGGTTTTATAATacagaaattgaaaatatgaaCGTACAACATACAACTTACCCTGCTTACAAAACGATCTTAGGGTCGATAATTTCCCAAATGCCTCGCGAAAAGCTATAGCAGCGGCATTGCGTTTACCATCTGACCTAATCAACTAAGATATCAGATCAGTACAAATTCCTTTTTTGATTATAATGGCAAATAGCTTTCAGTTACCTTTTTCCTGTCCATGTTTCCACTGTATGACTTTCGTCTACCACAACAGCCGCCAAATTTCTATGAAGTGCAGTGCCATCTTCTTTTAATATTTCTAGAGAGCGGTTGTTAATTACTTCCTCCGCTGGGGCAAACAATAGCTGAAACTTCGCTGATCTCAATTCATCATCAGTGACGTCTGATAATGACGAAGCCGACATTCCCATACCTTTTGCTTCTTCGATCTGGTCGTCGATGATGCTTCTCAAAGGACAAACGACCAAAACTGTTTGATGCTCTTTCATTTTAAGAGTAGAGGCGGCAACATAAACCTGGAAAATCATACTTTTGCCGTATCCTGTCGGTAAAACAGCTAGGACATCTCTGCCCTGAAGCAAAGCTTCCACCGCCTAACGCTGTTCGAGTCTTAAATTCAATGGAGACTTCGAATGTAATGAAAAATTCTCGTAAGCTTTACAGATGAAATCATCGCTGTCCGTCATTTTTGTTTGTGTAATCGGCGCGGAATGTTTTGTACGTCATCGCCTGAtcaaattggccaatcagcATTTCGCGTCCACTTTTTGGACGCAGATATTCAAATTTACGAGACATGATCgcaagctctctctctctctctttgccCGCCCACCCAccccgaaagagagcttgctcgcaggctacacAACAATATATGAAATACACGGTGATGGGAATAATAATAGTTAGTTAGACTACATTGAAAAATACAATACTACACACAAATTCCTTGGACAATAGCTACTAATATACTAGTgacattcttttttaaaagatacGACGAATTAAGACTACAAATAATTGACAATACTCCTAACGAATTTAAGATAATGAGAAGAAACGATTAAATATCtacatgcaaagaaacaaaaacaataacgaaaacataaataataggaatttttttttgtgacaccTTCCCCCCGAAGAAGTCTATTTTTGGAGTGGGCGCACAAAAAtagaaagggaaaaagaaaaaaaaataaggggGAGGGGATGAGATGGGATGGGATGGGATAGGATTGTACGAGCTCTAGCAAGTTAAAGGCCTACTGAGTGCATCCACATTAGAATTTTGTTTGCCACTTTTATGCTCTACGTCCGTATCGTATTCCTGCAGAGTGATACTCCAGCGAAGCAGCTTCCTGTTTTTGTCGCGAACTTGGTTGAGCCATACTAGAGGATTGTAGTCTGTTTGGAGCCTAAACTTTCTACCAAAAAGGTAAAATCTAAAGAGTTCCACGGCCCATACTatgcctaagcactctttttcTGTAGTTGATAGTTTTTCCTCCCTAGGCTGAAGTTTTCTACTAGCGTACACTATGGGGTGTTCTAGCCCTTCTTTATCTTGCTGACTTAAAATTGCTCCGAGACCTCTATTCGCCCGCTTTTTGCGGTACAACGACTGTGAGGATATCTTAGCTTTGGGCCGCCGGCTTCGTGGCActaattttcaaatgtttaaaGATTTACCAACTGAGATCATTGACAGGCGAAAACCATGAGTGGAAACATTGAAAAAGGCCAGAAGAAATGGAATGCAAGCAGCTTTCAGTTCGGCGCAACCAGATAAGTTATACATGAATGGTGAATTTTGGTCTGTTGGTAGGGAACTGGCTATTACAGGGCGGTGAGAGTCTTGAATATAGTTTAACTAAAAGCCACACTTTAATTTTCAAATGAGTCTATGGCGGAGGCGAGCAGCAAGCCAAACGAACGAATTAGAACAAAAACGAATCAGTTGTACATTCCTAAACTCTTAATGTCCTACACTTGTTTTTATCACTGTTTGGTTGTGCATTTGtcctttctttatttgttattttttggttCTACTTTTTTTATGGACCTTATAGTTTACATCTATACTTACTATCGGAGGTGTCCTTGGGTGGGGGGTGTCCAATGTGATACTCAGAAAAAATCATAGAAAAATCGGGCCTTAAAATAGGATCCTTGAATGCTAGAGGAATAGCAGACAAGGTTAAGCGGCGTGAGATTTTTAACTGGTTATGcatgaaaaaaatgtcaatatATTTTATTCAAGAAGCCTATTGTACCGAAGACAATAAGCATGAATGGCGAGCAGAATGGGGCTATCAGGCCTTTTTCGGTTGCGGCTCAAGCAAAAGTGCTGGTGTTGCTATTCTCTTCAATAATAACTTcgattttcaaatttccaaaGCTTACACTGATCCCGAGGGAAGCTTTATAATATGTGACTTAATTACCAGTGGGAAAAAACTGACCTTAGCAAATATATATggaccaaatgaagatgacccttCTTTTTTCACTTCGATCTTTGTCCACTTGTTTGATTTCCAATGGGAAGATATAATTCTAGAAGGTGACTTTTATTTAGTGCTTAATGGTAAAAAGGATAAAAAAGGTGGTATGAGTAGGACTCACAAGAAGTCATTGGAAATCATCAACAACTATTGCAAAAACTTACATTTAGTCGATGTTTGGAGAGTATTAAACCCAGAACTTTTTAAATTTGCATGGTGACAAAGGAAACCGGAAGTTTACTGAAGACTTAATTTTTTCTGGTAAGTCAAGGAATACTCTGTAACATAATCAAAGCAGATATCATTCTGGGGTATAAAACGGACCATTCAATGATCATTTTAGAAATTTCGCTACATTCTAATACTAGAGCTAAAGGATTCTGGAAACTTAACACCTCCTttttaattgaaacaaaatatattaatcaaatcaaattgattATAGAACAAACCAAAGATGAATACAGGGAAGATGAGTTTGTTAACCATAATCTGCTCTGGGAGATGattaaaatgaaagttagagAGGAATCGATAAAATTTGGAGCctccaagaaaaagaaaataatgaacGAGTTAGAAGAAATTGAGCAATCAGTTGCAAAATTGGAACAAGATTTAAGTGATATGCATATTAATGATTCTCGAAAACAACAAATATGGACCGAGcttgaaacaaagaaagaacaatTAGAATCATTAATCGAATATAAAACAAAGGGGGCAATTATCAGATCGAAATCACGATGGTATAATGAAGGTGAAAAAAAtaccaaatattttcttaatcTGGAAAAGAGGCATTGCAAGCAAGGAACAATTACTCAACTTAAAATCagtgaaaaggattttgccgataCAGACAAAGAAATTCTGAATGAGTGTGAGTCTTTTTACCAAACTCTTTACAGTTCCAAAACCAATAACGAGAAATTTAGTGACGCTTTTTTCCTACCTCAGCAAAATCAAAATTATTTGACCATTGCGGAACAACTTGTTTGCAAAGGCTTTTTGAATAGGGAAGAATGTCTGCAAGCACAAAACAGTATGTATTCGGACAAAACGCCAGGAACAGATGGCCTCCCTTGCGAATTTTACAAGATTTTTTGGAATGATGTGAGTGATATCTTGGTAAGTTCTTTTAACTATTCGTATGAAACAGGAAAACTTTCAGTATCGCAAAGACGCGGAATTGTTAAACTTATTCCTAAAAAGGACGCGGATCTGGGTCTAATTAAAAATTGGCGACCCTTGACATTACTTAACTGTGACTATAAGATTGCAACAAAAGCCATAGCAAACAGAataaaaatttttcttccgaaaCTTATCTCTGATGATCAGACAAGTTTTATTAAGAAGAGATTTATTGGTGAAAATATCCTTTTAATTGATAGTGTTATTAGATACACGGCAGCGAGGAATATTCCCggacttcttcttttccttgatTTCGAGAAAGCATTTGATACGTTAGCGTGGACTTTCATTCAAAAAACTTTAAAGTATTTTGGCTATGGCCCACAACTTGTAAAATGGATTAACATTTTTTACTGTAACACTGAAAGCTGTATTTTGAACAATGGTTGGGCGAGCAATTTCTTCAAACCGACTAGAGGAGTTAGGCAGGGCTGCCCTTTGTCGCCATACTTATTTGTTTTATCGGTAGAAGTACTGGCCGAAGCCTttcaaaaaaaccaaaaaaattagaGGAATAACTGCAGATGACACCACGCTAATCTTGGACAGTTCTATAGAATCACTTGAAGAATCTTTAATACTATTAGATCTTTTTGGAGAGGTATCTGGTCTCCGACTCAACTGTGGTAAAACAGAAGCTCTATGGATCGGCGCGAAGGTAAACAGTGATCTTAAACTCTGtcctgaaaataattttaaatggcCTAAAGGAAAAGTTAAAGctcttggtttttggttttcgtCGGATTCAAATATAACAGTTTCTCATAATTATGTAGATAACGTGGAAAAAGTGAAAGCGGTGTTAAGTTGTTGGAAATTTCGTAGACTTAGTCTGCTTGGGAAAATTACAGTCATTGAAAGTCTTGCGGTATCACAATTGGTGTATATACTTGCGCCACTTCAAACAGACCATAAAGCAATTAAAGAGATAAACGTgctcttttataaatttttatgGGACGGAAAAggggataaaataaaaagaaatgataaACGATAAACGATTTTTCTGAAGGAGGACTTAAAATGATTGATATAGAGTCTTTTAATAAATCTTTTAAATCATCTTGGATTTAAAAATATCTTGATCCTGAAAACAGTAGTAGCTGGAAGTCTTTTTTTGATTTAGAGCTTCAGTCACATGGAGGAATACATGGACGATATTTTTAGGAAACCTTACTAGGAAGGACGCGTGCTGTTTCATTTAGGTCTCAGACCCTTCCATCaaagaaattcttgaaattTGGTGTGAAGCCTCTTTTACCGAAAACTTGACATCTGAAGCACAGTTTATCTTCACCTCTATGGTATAACTCACACATAAAAATTGGAAATAGaccagtttttttcaaagactggtCCCTTAAAGGTATAACCGAAGTTAAGCACATCCTAAATGATTcctttgagtttttatctttgACTGCTTTTCAAGACAAATATAACCTTCAAGTTCCTCCCTTAAGTTATTACGGAATCATTTCGGCAACTAATTCTCTCCATAGGCAAAGTGAAAGGACTAATGCTAGTTATGAGaggtttctttcaaaatttctaaaaaactCAAAACCCTCTAGATTGATTTACAAGAAGTAAGTATCAATAAAAAGTGAGCTACCAACTCTAAGTCAAGAAAAATGGCACAAAGAAATTAATCTGGAACCCGGTCACAAAGTCAACTGGAAAGCAGACTATGTCTTGGCCTTTACATGTACCAAGAGTTCAAAACtcatagtttttaattttaaattcctaCATCGACGACTTTCAACTAAtagttttcttaagaaaataggACGTATAGATAATGAAAAATGCAccttctttcatttattttgggaaTGTAGCAAAAGCCGTTGTTTTTGGAATCATGTTTTTTCATGGATGCAGGCCTGTAAAATTGTTAGTAAAGAATATGCTTTTCAGGTAGATACTTGCTTGGGACTGAGGCCAGATACCTCTAAatacaatttgcaaattaatttttgttttttgacaagcaaacatttcatcTGGCTGTGTAAATTTAAAGAACGAAAGCCAATTTTCGAAGAATACTTACGGCATCTACAATACATTCATAAAGTAGAGAAGGAAGATAcaacaacgcaaaagaaatgggaaccgctattgctttaaaaataagtaaataaatacagAATCCAGCACCTTGTTCTCCAACTGTACAGGTAATTCCCATCTTGTAGAGTATAATTGGTCACTTCTCTCAAAACAAGAGCTCCTcctcccttttttttctcctctaTTATGTAAACATATTCCGTGTTtgtgggtgtgtgtgtgagtgtgtttgtggggggaggggtgttTGTGCTTTTAAAACTAAACATGTAAACATGTAAGgcgataacaataataataataataataaaaggaaaaaaatacttttttcggTAGGCTGAGTTTTGTGGGCATTAAAACAAATGATATGTGGCTTGTGGCTACAACAAAGTCATATTTAAAGGGACTATGTCATCTCACGGGCATGCGTGTAGCAATGGAAGGCGCTTTGAAAAAGTCGGGCCAACTTTTTCAAATTCTGTCAAAGACTCAGTCAGCCTGTTTCAATCACTTTCTATCACGTCCATCTCTAGCCGAGAAGCGACATTTACATTCAGGATCAATCTCTTGTAATTAAATAAGCTTTCTGTTTCGATATTTTTATTCGTTTTGGCTCCTGGATCACTATTTTCGTCATTTATAATGTCAAGTCCTTGCAGTCATCGGCCTGGTAGCGGACGAAAGAGGATATACGACAGCAGCGCGACAAAAAGGAAAGTCTGGGATTGAGGACATAAAAGGATTTGGCTCGATGCTATTATTTATTCCTCCTGGGTCTCGGCGAAAT
The Montipora capricornis isolate CH-2021 chromosome 10, ASM3666992v2, whole genome shotgun sequence genome window above contains:
- the LOC138020650 gene encoding ATP-dependent DNA helicase RecQ-like, with amino-acid sequence MKEHQTVLVVCPLRSIIDDQIEEAKGMGMSASSLSDVTDDELRSAKFQLLFAPAEEVINNRSLEILKEDGTALHRNLAAVVVDESHTVETWTGKSLYGSPILALTATADGQTQSVIIKELEMKEVKKFYVSPNRPNLRISVVKCKREEMFKHLEWLVDVIKEKTINTPNTIVFCNGTLNDIGAVFNFLLLKLRATAYSPDDSQASHNCLIGIYHSLT